CCAATTGACGCCAGCGTTAATTGCGCAAAGCTAAACTCTTCAGCACCAAGCATAATCGCAACAGCAATATCACGGCCCGTCATTAATTTACCATCGGTTTCCAAGGTTGCTCGCTGCCGCAAACGATTTAAGGCTAGGGTTTGATGAGCTTCAGCAAGTCCCATTTCCCACGGTAAGCCCGCGTCACGTACTGAGTTCCGTGGGGCTGCGCCTGTGCCGCCATCGTAACCCGAGATCACGACTTTATCGGCACCAGCTTTGACTACCCCAGTGGCAATCGTGCCGACACCCGTGCTAGCAACTAATTTAACCGTCACTTTGGCGTGCGGATTGACTTGCTTCAAATCAAAGATCAATTGCTTCAAATCTTCGATTGAATAAATATCATGATGCGGTGGCGGTGAAATCAAACGCACACCAGGCACCGAGCCACGGATTGCCGCGACCCACGGATAGTTCTTCAATCCCGGTAATTGACCGCCTTCACCTGGCTTAGCGCCTTGGGCCATTTTGATCTGAATTTCTTCAGCACTCATCAAATATTCAGTATTTACGCCAAACCGCGCCGATGCGACTTGCTTGATCTTGCTATTTAAGTTACGACCATCCGCTCGCGGCTTGAAGCGTTCCCGCTGTTCGCCACCTTCACCAGAGTTACTTTTAGCGCCTAACGCATTCATCGCTGCCGCAATTGTTTCGTGGGCTTCTTCAGATAATGAGCCATAACTCATCGCCCCTGACTTAAAGCGTTTAACGATCGCACTGACTGGCTCAACCTCACTTAACGGCACCGGCGACTTAGTCGAACTGATCGTCCACAATGAACGTAACGTTGTCGGACTGGCTAACTCCTCTTCATGCATTTCCTTGGCGTATTCTTGATACAACTTGTAGTTGCCACCACGTACAGCCTGTTGGAATTTATATAACGTCATGGGATTATACAAATGGTGCTCGCCTTCAGCGCGGAACTTAAAGCTACCGCCGGATGGTAATGGATCATGTGCTTTCGGTCCGTAAGCACGAGTGTAACGCGCCAAATATTCCTGCTCGATCTGTTCTAGGGATAGGCCGCCGATTCGGCTAGGTGTGCCGGTAAAGTAGCGTTCAACAACTTTTGACGACAGGCCGACCGCTTCAAATAACTGCGCACCTTGATAACCCGCAATGGTCGAAATGCCCATCCGGCTCATGATCTTGATAATACCCTTTTCACAGGCTTGACGGAAAGTTTCCACATGATCAGCTAACTGATAAGCACCGAGTGTGGCGTATGCGCCATATGGATGGATCGCGGATGCCCCATAACCGATCAATGCAGCAAAATGATGGACTTCACACGCTTCACCAGTGTCGACGATAAGCGAGGCTTGACCGCGCTTGCCTTTAGCGACTAAATAATTATTTAAGCCGGCAACTGCCAGTAAAACTGGAATGATCAATTTATCCTCAGTCGCACCGCGATCGGTGAGGATCAACAATGTAGTCCCCGTATCAACGGCCGCTTCCGCTGTTTGGAAAAAGCTATCCAAGGCCTGTTCTAGCCGATTAGGCCGTGCTTTTTTGTCATAGCATAATGAGATCTCAGTTGACTTAAAATCTGGCATATCCAAATGCCGCAGCCGTTCAAAATCAGTTGAACTGAGCATTGGGGTCGCTAACTTGATCTTCTTAGCGTTAGCGGCAGTATCAGTGGTCACATCAGCGTCACGGCCAATAAATAATTCCGTCCCGATAACCAACTTTTCACGGATCGCATCGATCGGCGGATTCGTGACTTGAGCAAATTGTTGCTTGAAGTAAGTAAATAAAGATTGGGGTTTATCGGACAACACTGCCAGTGGTGAATCGAATCCCATTGAAATGATTGGTTCCTCACCATTTTTAGCCATCGGTACAATGGCTTCACGAATAATGTCATCGGTATAACCGTGACGCCGCCATAACGTTTGCAACGCTTCCGGTGATAGATTCTCGGTCACATCGGCTTGGGGCAAACTGTTTAGCGTCAGCTGATTGTCATGCAACCATTGACTATAAGGGTGTTGTTGCGCATAATGCGCCTTTAATTCTGCAGTGTGGTAGAAGCGTCCCGCAGCAGTATCAACTAAAATCATATCGGCAGGGCCAAGGATACCCTTTTCAGCAATGTCTTCAGGCGCAATATCCACCGTTCCCGCTTCAGAAGCAACGACTAACAAATTATCTTTAGTCAGTAAATAACGCGATGGCCGTAAACCATTACGATCCAACGCCGCACCAACTTGTACCCCATCAGTAAAGCACAACGCTGCGGGACCATCCCAAGGCGCAACAAAACTGGCGTTATATTCGTCAAAGGCACGCTCATCATCAGGTAATTTGACCGCGTCACCCCAAGCTTCCGGAACCATCATCATCAACGCTTGCGGAATATCACGCCCGTTGCGATAAAGGTACTCCAAACAGTTTTCCAACTTAGCTGAATCGGAATCTTCTTCGTTATAAACTTCAATATCGTGACTGGCCATCCAATTTTCAGCACCTTTTAACGTGTTGATCTCGCCGTTGTGGGCGAGAAAACGGAATGGTTGCGCCCGTTCCCAACTTGGAAAAGTATTGGTTGAAAAACGTGAATGGATCAACGCAATATTAGTTTGCATCGCCGGATCATGTAAATCAGGATAGAATAACCCAACTTGATAAGCGTGCAACATACCTTTATAGCACAATGTTTGGCTAGACAAGCTGACAATCGCAAATTCATCCGCCGCAAACGTTTTTTCTAATCGACGCCGCAATTGATACAAAGCATCCTCAAATGGCCGCCCCGCTGGTATATCATGGGGCCGTGCCACTAAAACTTGGGCAAAACCAGGCATAACGCGTTGCGCCGTCGGACCACAATTTTCGTAGACGTAAGGCACCGCACGCGTTCCCAATACAGCAAAGCCCGCGTGGCCAATCTCAGCTGTGACCGCCGTCAACTCAGCGGCTTTATCAGTCGGTGTCTGGGGCAAAAAGAACATCCCCACTGCGTAATCACCAGCTGGCGGTAACGTTAAGGCTTGTTCTTGTGCATATTTGCGAAAAAATGCATCGGGTAATGCCATCAAAATACCAGCACCATCACCGGTATCAGGCTCAGCCCCAGTACCGCCACGGTGATTCATCCGCGCTAACATGGTCAACGCTTGTTCAATTATCTGATGACTACGCTCCCCAGTTACCTGGGTAATAAAGCCCATCCCACAAGCCGCGTGCTCATAGCGCGGTTCATAGAGGGTCTGTTCACGATCTATCATGAAATCCCACCTCGGGTTCGCTAAGATTAGAATATTTTAATTTTTATCTCATTTTAATAGTCATTTTCATAATAATCAAGTTTTTTCAGAAAAAAACATGATTTATACTAGTACATCGGCCTTTATAAATCACATATATAAGGTATTTAGCACCTATAAATAAAAAGTGACTAAATGAAAATAAATCTCATTTAGTCACTAAATAATAAATGTAGCGAATCAAAAAATTGATCCGCTACATCATCTTTCATGATTCACTTTGTACGAATTGTTTGGCCCGCACAGCTAAGCGCTTGATACGAATACAAAATTGTAACACAAACGTTAGTAACGCGCCGCTCACGATGAGAATAAGATCACCGAGAAAAATAATAACTGAAACAAAGCCAGCAAATAGATGTGCCGCCGTTAAATAAATCAGTCCGGCAACAATCAATAAGCTAACAAGCACGAACATTGTCATGCTGATTCATCCCCAATACTCAAACTATTAAAAAAATAGCTTTCTGAACAATACCTCTATTTTAACATGTTTTCTGATTTTAGTATAATTCATATAGAATCTAAACAGAAACTGACTGTTCATCCAAACGTTTAAATTGTACGTGACCGCCGGTTTTGCATATAATGAGTCTATAAACAGTTGATTTTTATTAGGCTCGTACGCAATGTTCAATGAGCTACTACTATTTTGAAAGCAGGTGCCACAATGAAACTTTATCAAGCTTTGACTCAAGTGACGCTTAATGATCAATTAGCCGGTCAGGCCACTAATTTCCACGTAACACTCGACACGGCTAAACCATTGTATCATGACCTACCAACGTTATATCACTATATCGATAGTGTCTTAAAGCCCGGCGCGAGTCACAAAGACAACAATTTAAAATATGTCAGCGACCATATTTTTATTCTCGAAAACTTTGATTTTGACGCACATGAGTTTACTCGAGAACTCAAAACGCCCGATGCACAAGCCACGTTTGCCTACAATTTAGTTCAAGATTTGAATCGCCATTTGACGATCAATTTAGATTTACTAGAGCAAGAAGTCCAGTTACTGTTTGCTAACTAGAATCCTTTCTGCCTTATTTGGGTCACTTCATTCACTTTTATGACAATAACCGCAGTTTCATCTTCTTATTTTAATCACACCTAGTATGGCATAGTTGCTATAACTCGTAACGATTTTAACTTACTGAATATTATAATTACGAATTAAAAATCAGCTCGCATAAATTGAGCTGATTTTTTATCATCTGTATCTCTATTTACTTGCT
This is a stretch of genomic DNA from Loigolactobacillus coryniformis subsp. coryniformis KCTC 3167 = DSM 20001. It encodes these proteins:
- the gltB gene encoding glutamate synthase large subunit, with protein sequence MIDREQTLYEPRYEHAACGMGFITQVTGERSHQIIEQALTMLARMNHRGGTGAEPDTGDGAGILMALPDAFFRKYAQEQALTLPPAGDYAVGMFFLPQTPTDKAAELTAVTAEIGHAGFAVLGTRAVPYVYENCGPTAQRVMPGFAQVLVARPHDIPAGRPFEDALYQLRRRLEKTFAADEFAIVSLSSQTLCYKGMLHAYQVGLFYPDLHDPAMQTNIALIHSRFSTNTFPSWERAQPFRFLAHNGEINTLKGAENWMASHDIEVYNEEDSDSAKLENCLEYLYRNGRDIPQALMMMVPEAWGDAVKLPDDERAFDEYNASFVAPWDGPAALCFTDGVQVGAALDRNGLRPSRYLLTKDNLLVVASEAGTVDIAPEDIAEKGILGPADMILVDTAAGRFYHTAELKAHYAQQHPYSQWLHDNQLTLNSLPQADVTENLSPEALQTLWRRHGYTDDIIREAIVPMAKNGEEPIISMGFDSPLAVLSDKPQSLFTYFKQQFAQVTNPPIDAIREKLVIGTELFIGRDADVTTDTAANAKKIKLATPMLSSTDFERLRHLDMPDFKSTEISLCYDKKARPNRLEQALDSFFQTAEAAVDTGTTLLILTDRGATEDKLIIPVLLAVAGLNNYLVAKGKRGQASLIVDTGEACEVHHFAALIGYGASAIHPYGAYATLGAYQLADHVETFRQACEKGIIKIMSRMGISTIAGYQGAQLFEAVGLSSKVVERYFTGTPSRIGGLSLEQIEQEYLARYTRAYGPKAHDPLPSGGSFKFRAEGEHHLYNPMTLYKFQQAVRGGNYKLYQEYAKEMHEEELASPTTLRSLWTISSTKSPVPLSEVEPVSAIVKRFKSGAMSYGSLSEEAHETIAAAMNALGAKSNSGEGGEQRERFKPRADGRNLNSKIKQVASARFGVNTEYLMSAEEIQIKMAQGAKPGEGGQLPGLKNYPWVAAIRGSVPGVRLISPPPHHDIYSIEDLKQLIFDLKQVNPHAKVTVKLVASTGVGTIATGVVKAGADKVVISGYDGGTGAAPRNSVRDAGLPWEMGLAEAHQTLALNRLRQRATLETDGKLMTGRDIAVAIMLGAEEFSFAQLTLASIGCIMMRVCSLNTCPTGIATQNPALRKFFAGKPEHVMNCMRYLAQDLREQMATLGYRTVDEMVGHTEHLQPKFVAKGKAKSLDFSRILSTSIGIERKSNEPLATPAQQPELDAFATQALQEVKSTELSAPINNVMRTVGGSISGWIAERFGNQTLPAGRISYQYTGVAGQSFGAFMTQGLELKLVGEANDYVGKGLSGGRLIVQAPAKAQQLYSTTPIVGNVACFGATSGEAFFNGRAGERFCVRNSGADVVVEGIGDHGCEYMTAGTVVVLGSTGRNFGAGMSGGVAYVYDPTAKFAANCNLEMVELFPVGATGDDSILKKLLEKHVYYTESTKAKVILADWENERQHFVKVYPQDFRHMNEIMAELAAQGTPKAQLAEKAFAIATGETI